GCCATCGAGGGCCTGACGTACCTGGCGGAGCTGAAGGAGCTCGCCAATGACGAGGCGCTGCGCACCCGCCGCGTCCTCGCCGAGCACCTGGACGAACGGCTTCCCGGGAAGCCCCCGGTCACTTTCGAGATCCACTGAGAGGTTGGACACCATGGAAGCAAAGAACGCCGTGACGGCGATGCAGCTCCCCCTGGGAATGCGGCTGCTCAACCAGCTCGGCAGCGGCGTGGGCCGTGTGGCCTTCGAGCTGAACGCGGAACAACTCATGGCGGAGGCACGCAAGCAGACGGGCCTGAACGACTTCGGTGGCGAGGCGTTCATCGAGCCCCTGTGCAAGCTGATCCGCTCCCTGGAGGAGGAGGGAGACCTGTCACTCGTGGGGCGGCTCTCCATCCGGAGGGGACTGCTGCGGCTGCTGGTGCAGCGGCTGCACATCGCCGCGGACCTCGCGCGCCACCCGGAGATCCGCGAGGTGCCCATCGAGCGGCCCGTGTTCATCCTCGGCTTCATGCGGACGGGCACGACGCTGCTCTTCAACCTGCTCGCGAAGATGCCGGGCGCCCGGGCGCCGAAGATGTGGGAGCTGCTGTGGCCCTCGCCGCCGCCGGACCCGGCGACGGAAGCGTCGGACCCTCGCATCGAGCGGGCTCGCCTCTTCGCTGAACAGGCGCACAAGGCGCTTCCGGCCATGAAGGCCATCCACCCCTTCGAGCCCACCGCGCCCGAGGAGTGCCTCTTCCTGCTCGGGCTGAGCTTCACCGACTTCGCCGCCGAGAGCCGCGCGCACCTGCCGGGTTACATGGACTGGCTGATGAGCACGGACATGGTGCCGGCCTACCGCTACTACCGCGAGGTGCTCCAGCTCCTCACGTGGAAGTCCCGGGCCCACCACCTGGTGCTCAAGAGCCCCATCCACCTCTACAACCTGGACGCGCTGCTGACCGTCTTCCCGGATGCACGCATCATCCAGACGCACCGCGACCCGCGCGAGGTGGTGGCCTCGGGGTGCAGCATGTACGAGGCCTCGCGCATCCTGTCGATCCGCCGCCATGACCCCGTGGCACTGGGGCAGCAGTGGCTCGACACGTGGGGCAAGGCGATGGACCGGGCGATGGCGGTGCG
The sequence above is drawn from the Archangium gephyra genome and encodes:
- a CDS encoding sulfotransferase family protein, with amino-acid sequence MEAKNAVTAMQLPLGMRLLNQLGSGVGRVAFELNAEQLMAEARKQTGLNDFGGEAFIEPLCKLIRSLEEEGDLSLVGRLSIRRGLLRLLVQRLHIAADLARHPEIREVPIERPVFILGFMRTGTTLLFNLLAKMPGARAPKMWELLWPSPPPDPATEASDPRIERARLFAEQAHKALPAMKAIHPFEPTAPEECLFLLGLSFTDFAAESRAHLPGYMDWLMSTDMVPAYRYYREVLQLLTWKSRAHHLVLKSPIHLYNLDALLTVFPDARIIQTHRDPREVVASGCSMYEASRILSIRRHDPVALGQQWLDTWGKAMDRAMAVRAKASPEQFLDVHYDELMADPTGQVRRIHRWAGLGNEEAAAGVVQSWLAENPRHKHGVHQYTLEHYGLDARRVAERFRAYTGQFNVLK